A region of the Dickeya chrysanthemi NCPPB 402 genome:
AAGGCAAAAACATCGCACTCATCTTCGAAAAAGATTCGACCCGCACTCGCTGCTCTTTCGAAGTTGCTGCGTATGATCAGGGCGCTCAGGTCACGTATCTCGGCCCCAGCGGCAGCCAGATCGGCCATAAAGAATCGATGAAAGACACCGCCCGGGTGCTGGGCCGTATGTACGACGGCATCCAGTATCGCGGTTATGGTCAGGTGCTGGTGGAAACACTGGCGGAGTTTTCCGGCGTGCCGGTATGGAACGGCCTGACCAACGAATTCCACCCAACCCAGTTGCTGGCGGATTTGTTGACCATGCAGGAACACCTGCCGGGTAAACCGCTGTCGGGCATGAAACTGGCCTATGTGGGCGACACCCGCAATAACATGGGCAACAGTATGCTGGAAGCGGCGGCCATCACCGGGCTGGACCTGAGATTAATCGCGCCGAAAGCCTGCTGGCCGGAGGCAGGTCTGGTGGCGGAGTGCCGGGCGGCGGCGGCCAAAACCGGCGGTTCGATTACGCTGACGGAAGACGTGGCGGCCGGGGTCAACGGCGTGGATTTTATCTACACCGATGTGTGGGTCTCGATGGGAGAGCCGAAAGAGGTGTGGCAACAGCGTATCGACCTGCTGCGGCCTTATCAGGTCAACGCTGCGATGATCGCCGCCACCGGCAATCCACAAGTGAAATTTTTGCATTGCCTGCCGGCATTTCACGACGATCAGACCACCCTCGGCAAACAAATGGCCGAGCAGTACGGCCTGCACAACGGCATGGAAGTCACCAACGATGTGTTTGAATCCACCCACAGCATTGTGTTTGATCAGGCGGAAAACCGCATGCACACCATCAAAGCGGTGATGGTGGCGACGTTAAGTCAGAGCGTCGAGATGTAAACGGTGGAAACAGTGAGCCACATCCAGTGACGATGTGGCTCAACAATGGGCCGGATAACCAACGTTATCGGCCCACACGTCCATCCTGACGCGGCTTACAGTTCCTCGCCGTTCGAGGCGATCACCCGCTGATACCAGTGGAACGATTTCTTCGGCGTACGTTGTAGCGTCCCGGTGCCGTCGTCGTGCTTGTCGACGTGGATGAAACCGTAGCGCTTCGCCATCTCGCCGGTGGTAAACGACACCAGATCGATACAGCCCCACGGTGTGTACCCCATCAGATCGACGCCATCTTCCCACACCGCCGCCTTCATCGCTTCAATATGGGAACGCAGGTAATCGATACGGTAGTCATCCTGACACACGCCGCTCGCATCCGGTTTATCCACCGCACCCAGCCCGTTTTCCACGATAAACAGCGGCACTTCGTAACGCTCATACAACGTCGTCAGCGCATAACGCAGACCGGTCGGGTCAATCTGCCAACCCCAGTCGCTAGCTTTCAGGTGCGGATTAGGAATCGAATGTTCGGAGCTGCCGTCCATGCTGGCGTCGATGCGGTTCTGCACATCGTGTTTCACCACGTTCGACATGTAATAGCTAAAACCGATGTAATCCGCTTTGCCTTCCTGCAAAATCCCTTCATCTCCCGGCTCCATGTGGATATGGTAGCCTTTGAGTGCCCATTCACGCCGGGCATACGCCGGATAGTGGCCGCGCACCTGCACGTCGGTAAAGTAAAAGCGGTCATGCATCGCTTGCGCCGCCAGCATCACGTCTTCCGGATGGCAGGAATACGGGTAGTAAGGCAAAAATGCGCACATGCAACCCACTTTGATATCCGGATTGATGTCATGCGCTTTTTTCACGATCAACGCGCTGGCGACAAACTGATGATGCACCGCCTGATACATCGCTTCTTCCGGCTGCGCTTTCTGCGGGAATTTCACCCCAGAACACATCCAGCCGAAAATCTCGGCCGACACATTCTTCTGGTTGTTAATCTCGTTGAACGTCATCCAGTATTTCACTTTGTGCTGATAGCGTGTGATTACCGTCTCGGCGAAATGCACAAAGCAATCCAGCGTTTTACGGCTCATCCAACCGTCGTACTGCTGCACCAGATGCAACGGCATCTCGAAGTGGCTGAGAGTCAGCACCGGTTCAATACCGTGTTTGAGCAGTTCGTCGATCAGGTTATCGTAAAACTTCAGCCCCGCTTCGCACGGCTCCGCTTCATCGCCGTTGGGGAAAATACGCGTCCAGGCGATACTGGTACGAAAACATTTGAAGCCCATTTCCGCAAACAGCGCGATATCGTCTTTATAACGGTGGTAGAAGTCGATGGCCTCGTGGTTCGGATAGGATTCGCCGGGAATAACCCCATCAGTGATGCGCCGCAATTTGCCGTGGGCGCCGGCAGTGAGCACATCCACCACGCTGATACCTTTGCCGCCTTCATGCCAGCCGCCTTCCAGTTGATGCGCCGCTACCGCACCGCCCCATAAAAACCCTGCGGGTAATTGACTCATACCTTTTCCTCTCACAGAAACTGAAACCGGTTTCAGAGTGCATCAACTTGAACGTCTCTGCAACCGGTTTCATAAACTCGTCAGGACAAATAACAGGGAGCCGGGATACGGTAAGATCAGGCAAAGGGAGGAGAGGAAATGGTACGGCGAGGAGCTCAACAACAGCGGGAGAGCGCATTGCGCACTCTCCCGGTAAGGCGTGACGGCTTTCGGCAGTCGGGTTACAGCACCAGCGTAGCGTCGATTTTCACTACCGCCTTGCGTACATGCGCCGGCTCGCCGACAGCACACAGCGGTTTGTGCACTTCACCGGGGAAGAACACCACGAAATCGCCGGCCTGCAGGACCACCTGTTTTTCCTGCTCGCCCGCCGGCAGGAACGCGATGTCCTTGTCCGCCAGCCAGTCGACGTCCGGTTTACCCGCCGGCAGATTGCTGAAGGTCATGCCTTCGGTGCCGTTCAGCACAATCTGGATATCCAGGTATTTGGCGTGATACTCGGCCCGACGCTTCTCGAACGGCTCGGTGCTATCGTTCGACACCAGCACAAACACCTTATTGCCGTCGATATCGTGCTTACCCAGCGGGGTATCGGCATTAATATGCTGCTTCACATATTCAATCGCCTCACGCAGTTTGGCAGGCAGATAGGGAACCAGCTCCAGATGGTCGACATTACCGATGATCATGATCGCTCCTTTAAATAAATAAACTGAAACAATGTTTTGATTCCTTATACTCCTGTCGGCCACAAGCCGCCAGCCAGCCGGCGTAAAAAAGTGATCCGGGCGATGCGTTTCAGCTTACGGCGAAACACCCAGCCGCAACCGATTGCCCACCGCGAAAAGAGCGTATTTTTCTGCTTGAATTCACCTCTTCGGCGCGTATAATTCCGGACAATTTGCCGGGAGGGAACATGTCTAACGCTGCTGTTTTTGTGGGTGTCGCACCGCAACTGCCTGTTGGCAGCATGACGGCGTTTTTCCTTCCGTTGCCTGACCGATTTGTAAAAAAAGCCCCTCGTTGAGGGGCTTTTTTTTGTCCTGTCGCCGCCAGCCATACCGTTTGTTTACCGGGCCTAACCGAGGGGAGCATAGCCACATGGTCAATCCGCTATATAAAAGACACATCATCTCAATCAACGATCTCAGCCGCGACGATCTGGAACTGACGCTCAAGGTGGCGGCGAGTCTGAAAGCGCATCCGCAGCCGGAACTGCTGAAGCACAAAGTGATTGCCAGCTGTTTCTTTGAAGCCTCCACCCGCACCCGCCTGTCGTTTGAAACCGCCATTCACCGGCTGGGCGCCTCGGTGGTCGGTTTTGCCGACAGCAGCAACACCTCACTCGGTAAAAAAGGCGAAACGCTGGCGGACACCATTTCGGTCATCAGCAACTATGTCGACGCGATTGTGATGCGCCACCCGCAGGAAGGCGCGGCACGGCTGGCGACCGAGTTCTCCGGCGGCGTGCCGGTGTTCAACGCCGGCGACGGCGCCAACCAGCACCCCTCCCAGACGCTGCTGGACCTGTTCACCATTCAGGAAACCCAGGGCCGCCTGAACAACATCAATATCGCCATGGTCGGCGACCTGAAATACGGCCGTACCGTCCATTCACTGACCCAGGCGCTGGCCAAGTTCGACGGCAACCGCTTCTACTTCATTTCGCCGGATGCGCTGGCGATGCCGGATTACATCCTCAACATGCTGCAAGAGAAAAATATTCCCTACAGCCTGCATACCAGCATTGAAGAAGTAGTGCCGCAGTTGGATATTCTGTACATGACCCGCGTACAGAAAGAGCGGCTGGACCCGTCGGAGTACATCAATATCAAATCACAGTTTATCCTGCGCGCCGCCGACCTCGGCAGCGCCCGCGACAACCTGAAAGTGCTGCATCCGCTGCCGCGTATCGATGAAATCACCACCGACGTGGACAGCACGCCTTACGCCTACTACTTCCAGCAAGCAGGCAACGGTATTTACGCGCGCCAGGCTCTGCTGGCGTTGGTTTTGAACAGCGAACTGGTTCTGTGAGAGAGGAGTACACAGCATGACTCACGACAATAAATTACAGGTAGAAGCCATCAAACGCGGTACCGTGATCGACCATATTCCGGCGCAGGTTGGCTTCAAATTACTGACGCTGTTCAAGCTGACCGCCACCGACCAGCGCATCACCATCGGCCTGAACTTGCCCTCCAACCATCTGGGCCGTAAAGATCTGATCAAGATTGAAAATATCTTTCTGACCGAAGAGCAGGCCAACCAACTGGCGATGTACGCGCCGCAAGCCACCGTCAATCAAATCGACAATTACGAAGTGGTGCGCAAGCTGCACCCGCAATTGCCGTCGCACATCGAAGGCGTGCTGACCTGCCCTAACAGCAACTGCATCAGCCGCAGCGAGCCAGTCAGTTCCTCCTTCGGCGTGAAACAACGTGGTGACGATGTGCAGTTGAAATGCAAATACTGCGAAAAAGAGTTCGAGCGTCAGGCGGTGCTGAACAGCTATTGATACCGGATTGCCGTCAGGAAAACGCCGTCCATCGTGTTGCGGCATTGGCCTGACGGCGGGCTTTTTGGAATAATGCAGGAGTCGCATCGTTTCAGACATAATCAGGAGAAAACATGTCACGCATTATCAGTACGGAACAGGCCCCGGCCGCTATCGGCCCTTACGTTCAGGGTGTTGACCTCGGCAGCATGATCATCACTTCCGGCCAGATCCCGGTAGACCCGAAAACCGGTCTGGTGCCGGACGACGTTACCGCGCAGGCTCGCCAGTCGCTGGAAAACGTGAGAGCGATTGTGGAAGCAGCCGGTCTGAAAGTGAACAACATCGTCAAAACCACGGTGTTTGTGAAAGATCTAAACGACTTCGCCACAGTTAACGCTGCGTACGAAGCCTTTTTCACCGAGCACAACGCGCCGTTCCCGGCCCGCTCTTGCGTGGAAGTGGCTCGCCTGCCAAAAGACGTGAAAATCGAAATCGAAGCCATCGCGGTTCGCGGTTAAGTTCCCCGGCATCACAGGCAGGAATGATGATTGATTGTAAATGTCATCATGCCTGAATAGACGAACCCCGGCTGATACCGGGGTTTCGTTTATCCGATGAGTTTTAAATCTGACTTTCTTATCCTTAAACATCACCGGATGACGCGCAATTTAAGCATGCACAGGTAGTTTCAGGCTGTTTTTTCTGAGCGAGTGCCGATACGACGATTTCCTTTAACCTCGCAAAGCAGCGTTCAACAACGACATTGCGTTTTCTGTACAATCGAGTTTTCGGTGCCCATCCTGGCTGGTTTTTTATTCGATTTGAAAGAACACCTCACCCCAATATGCCACTCATCACCTGTCTGTACTCAAGATAAGAACGACCACCTTTGGAAGCGATTCGTTAAGGTGATAACATGGAGTAAATCAGTACCCAGGCATTATCAGGGATAATCGTAACGAGCTAAGTAAAAAGACTTCTTATGATTAAATTATGCATTAAATTGTACCAAAAATAATTACGATACACAGCCTAATAACGTGCAGACGCAGAGGCTCTGCTTTTGATATTGCGTTCAAAAGAGTTAATACAAGAATGTTCCTATATACCCATAGAGAGAAATTGGCGTTACTTTCGTGAAGAAAGTGAAACAAAAGAGCGATATATCATGAAAACAATAACACTCAATGTAAATGTAAATGTCAGGCACGTCCCGAAGCACAGGTTTAAACCTGATTTCTTTGAGCGCGTTGTAATAGCCGAGGCTCTCTCATATGAGAATTTATCGCTTTTACCTTTAGCCAACATTCTAATTAAAAAAGAAATATTACTTTATGAACAAGAAGTTATTCTTTTTATGGGTGATGACAATATCAAATTCCTGATGAAAAATGTTAACAACGAAAAAATAGAAGGTATTATGATTTCATCACCCGATTATTTTGATGAATCCTCCTCTCCGATGGAAAAAAGAAAAATTGCAGTACGCCGATTGCCATGGAGCAAAGAAATATTTTACAAAGAAAATAGTCATGAGTGGTGTTTTTGTCTGCCAGGACAAATTTATAACAGCAAGTTAGATATTTATGGTAAATGGCGAGATGGTTTACATGAACATTTAAACCGTATTATGACTGGTTTTCTGCACGCAAGAAAAAACCAATACCACTTAGATTGACCTAAAGGAGGGAATATGAGCAAGATACTTTATCTTTTATGGGGACCGACATCTACGGGGAAAACCACCCATTCGGTCATGCTTGCAAAAAAATATGGTTTCCCCGTGATAGCGCTGGATCGGTTTCAAGGGTATCAGGAGATCATGACCGGGAGTGGCGCGCCTGAACATAGTGAACTGCAAGGAACAGAAAGGATATATATTACTCCATCCAAACACCTGACCGAACGCGTTGTGTCTTCCGAAGAAGCTCATGAGATTCTTAAGCAAAAAACATCCTCTTTATTAAAAAAACACGCAAGTGTTATCATTGAAGGCGGCTCGGTGTCATTACTGACAAGAATGGTAAGCGATGATTACTGGTCATCTTTCTCATGGCTAATAAAAAAATTTCATACACCATCCAGAACAGTTTTCATTGAAAAGACCCAAAAAAGAGTTTTCAGGATGATCTATCCACAAGGTGACAGACCATCAACACTAAAAGAAACAAGTCTTTTTTTCAGGGATCACCATACCGTTGAACCATTAGAAGATATTGATGGTTATCGTATAATAATACAGTACTGCAAAGACAATAATATGAATTTTGACTCTATTGATAAACTAAATAACGATGAAAAAGATAACATCATCGATCTCATTACCAATGAATATTACGAACACGCTTTATGGCAAGAAAAGAATTTCCCTGGTTTCCCTGCCTCATGGTCATGGCAGATGTTAAAGGACTGAATACTTATTGAGTAGAGAAAACTGTTATCACAATATTACTACCTTATACCCGTCATACTTCACGTTGCAGGTGTGCTGGCGTTATTACTCGGCCCATCCCTGGGCCCCGCGCCTTTGGGGCCGCAGCACGCTGCGTTGTTCAACACGCCAGCGTGTTGGCCTGCAGCTCGAATTATTTTGAGTATACCCTATGACTATTTTGTCCAGAATAATGGACATTAATACTACCAGCATCAAAAATCATATTGACTCCTTGTAAATATTTTTTCATTTAACCATACCGCTTTAATTTTTTGAATTCGATTTATTATGGTGTACCACCACATCGTTGAGTGATGGGTGACAGATTCTTTATTTATCTTTACGGCTTTATGATGGTTTCTATGCGGGCAGCCATGTTTAGCAGATAGCTGTCTCTTCCACGTGAGGCATCAAAACTGAGCCCCACAGGTAATGCGCCTTCTGGCGCAACCGGAAGTGTGACAGAAGGCATCGCCGCATTACTGGCTAAATCGGTGTTACGAATGAGTTCAGCAAACAGTTCCGGCCGCCCAGTCTGGCTCAGAAGCGGAACCTGACGTGGAACCGTAGGATATACCAGCATATCAACGCCGTAAGTACTGAACAGCGTATCCATATCCAGCCGCAACCGGCCAATATTTCTGACCGCAGAGACATAATCAGCAGGAGAAATACGGCCTCCTCCCAAATACTCGTGGATGATATTGCGGACATTTTTGTCACTGATGTTATCAAACACCGCGGTTATCCTGTTTTCCCATCCCAGCGATAGCAATGCGCGAGGGAAATCGATGAAAAACTCATAAATCGGGAGCGTAAACGTTATTGTTTTATTAAGAGAAAAAACCGCCGCATCATCCACGTCTACGCATTCGAACCCGGCAAGTACCAGTTGGTTTATGGCATGCCGACAATGAGTCATAACGTCATCATCCAGTTCAGACCACATGGAAAGCGGGAGGCCTATCCGGCAGGGGAAATTCCCTTGTTCTGTGGGAGACAGTTCGTCACTGAAGAGTTGTGTATATAAAAAATGGGCATCATTTGCCGTACGGGTTATCAGCCCAGGAGAATCTTTCGTGTGGGAAACAGGGATAATTCCGGACGATGACCAATGCCCGCTGGTGGGCCTGAAGCCGGTAATGCCGCAGAAAGAGGCCGGTATTCTTGCGGAGCCGCCGGTATCCGTTCCGATCGCCACCGGCACAATACCGGCCGCCACTGCGGCGGCACAACCACTGCTGCTGCCGCCAATAGAATATCCGGGCGCAGAGGGGTTCTCCACCGCTCCCCAGTAAGGCTCGCAAGATGTGACGCCAAAGCACAGCTCATTCATGTTGTTCTTACCAGCAACAACCGCGCCCAGTGATTTCAGCTTGCTGACGATAGCAGCGTCATGAGTGGCAATACAATCTGCCATTCCTTGTGTACCAACCGTAACCGGAAGTCCGGCAACACAAATATTGTCCTTGAAAGAAACCGGGATACCATACAGCGGTGCGCCTTTATGAACATCCTTCGCCTTTTCGAATTGCTCTTCGGCATCATCAATTCGGATAAAGCAATTCAAATGACGCTGTTGCGCTTCGGCATTGAGCGCTTGCTGCCGAATGTCGGCGGCTGAAACTGTGCCGCGACGTAAATCACTGCACAGTGACTCAAGGGTATATTCTGAATACATACATATCCTCCTACGCGTCGATTAACCATGCCACTCTTGCAATTAAAACCTTGCGCTGTATTTCTCAACTATTCTGGACACAACCTAATAGCAGTAAGCACTGTGCATATCATCCAGCGGGTTACCCGGTAAAAGCGTCCCTCCTGCACTGCGTATAACGGCACAGGCACTGTTCAGTGCCGTCTGCACAGCACCTTCAATCCAACCGCCCGTGAACGAGCAACCACATCCCGCCAGATATAACCCGGTATCTTTTTCTGGTGTATTTACATTCCTGAATTGAAAGAACAGGCGTTGTGAATAAACATCCTCGCCGGGGTAGTTGAGTTTGAAGGCACCGGCTGAATAAGGATCGACCAGCCAGTCATGGTGCAGAACATAACGTTCATAGTCGCCATCGGCAGGGATAAGGTGGCGGGCAAACTCCGGATGTATTTTGGCAAGATCATCAACAAGATACTGACATCGCTGCTTTTTATCAGGGATAGACAACAGCTTATGAGCATCATCCTCCCAGGTATAACTCAGCAGAACCACCCCTGGGCCATCCGGGTTATCAGGTTCGTAGTCAAGACAATAGACACCCCGGATAAACCCGTCAGACTGGATAGTGACGGGCAGAGAATGTTTGAGCCAAAATTTATTCTGGGTGAGCATAAACAGCTTTGACGAACCCGTCAGGTGTGTTTCTTTAACAGCACGAGATATGTCGCGCTCCAGAAAGGTTTCATCACCGGTCAGGCAGTGAACTATTTGCATGGTCCGGGTGCTGCTGGTAACAATCACCCGGTCAAAGGCGTATGTTTGCCCCTTGCCAGAGACAAGTTTTATTTCACCATTTTCTTTATATATTCGTTTTATTTCATTGAAACAGATACGCTCGCTTAGACAGGTATCGCCAATCTTCTGACTTACCAACCGCTCAGCCAACGTGGAAATTCCGCCAATAATCAGGCGTTGGTCATCCTCATAACCGTTGATGACCAGTCGCAAAATTTCAGTAAATCCAGCCTGATAGACGGGCAGGAAACCACCAGACCCGATCCCCAGCGAACCAAAAAGTTCAAAATCATCGGGGCGGCACCACGAGACGCCTCCTGGTGGGGTATTGCTGGTAAACATTGTTACCAGAGCAGAATAAAAAGAGTAATCACGAAATGCATCCAGCCAGGCTTGCCATGCCGTACGCGCCTTATCAAAACAATGTGACTTCAGCATGGCCGTTATGTCTCTTGGCGCAACAAGAGGCACACCATTGTGCAGGTAACCTTCATTCAGTAAAGCCAGCCAGCCTTCATGAACACGGCTGAATAATGACGGTGGGGGATCGCCTGCCGGCCAGATATAGCGGACGCCACGATAATGCAGCTCGGTATCGACCACCCCAGGATCAGGAAAAGAAGCCGTAGTGGTGATGTCAAATCGATTCAAGTAATGGAACAAACAAGTCTCACTGGATGGGAACCGCATTGCGCCCATCTCAGCGATAAGGTGC
Encoded here:
- a CDS encoding YhcH/YjgK/YiaL family protein, with translation MIIGNVDHLELVPYLPAKLREAIEYVKQHINADTPLGKHDIDGNKVFVLVSNDSTEPFEKRRAEYHAKYLDIQIVLNGTEGMTFSNLPAGKPDVDWLADKDIAFLPAGEQEKQVVLQAGDFVVFFPGEVHKPLCAVGEPAHVRKAVVKIDATLVL
- a CDS encoding amidase family protein, translating into MYSEYTLESLCSDLRRGTVSAADIRQQALNAEAQQRHLNCFIRIDDAEEQFEKAKDVHKGAPLYGIPVSFKDNICVAGLPVTVGTQGMADCIATHDAAIVSKLKSLGAVVAGKNNMNELCFGVTSCEPYWGAVENPSAPGYSIGGSSSGCAAAVAAGIVPVAIGTDTGGSARIPASFCGITGFRPTSGHWSSSGIIPVSHTKDSPGLITRTANDAHFLYTQLFSDELSPTEQGNFPCRIGLPLSMWSELDDDVMTHCRHAINQLVLAGFECVDVDDAAVFSLNKTITFTLPIYEFFIDFPRALLSLGWENRITAVFDNISDKNVRNIIHEYLGGGRISPADYVSAVRNIGRLRLDMDTLFSTYGVDMLVYPTVPRQVPLLSQTGRPELFAELIRNTDLASNAAMPSVTLPVAPEGALPVGLSFDASRGRDSYLLNMAARIETIIKP
- the pyrI gene encoding aspartate carbamoyltransferase regulatory subunit, which gives rise to MTHDNKLQVEAIKRGTVIDHIPAQVGFKLLTLFKLTATDQRITIGLNLPSNHLGRKDLIKIENIFLTEEQANQLAMYAPQATVNQIDNYEVVRKLHPQLPSHIEGVLTCPNSNCISRSEPVSSSFGVKQRGDDVQLKCKYCEKEFERQAVLNSY
- a CDS encoding isopentenyl transferase family protein, whose amino-acid sequence is MSKILYLLWGPTSTGKTTHSVMLAKKYGFPVIALDRFQGYQEIMTGSGAPEHSELQGTERIYITPSKHLTERVVSSEEAHEILKQKTSSLLKKHASVIIEGGSVSLLTRMVSDDYWSSFSWLIKKFHTPSRTVFIEKTQKRVFRMIYPQGDRPSTLKETSLFFRDHHTVEPLEDIDGYRIIIQYCKDNNMNFDSIDKLNNDEKDNIIDLITNEYYEHALWQEKNFPGFPASWSWQMLKD
- the pyrB gene encoding aspartate carbamoyltransferase, with translation MVNPLYKRHIISINDLSRDDLELTLKVAASLKAHPQPELLKHKVIASCFFEASTRTRLSFETAIHRLGASVVGFADSSNTSLGKKGETLADTISVISNYVDAIVMRHPQEGAARLATEFSGGVPVFNAGDGANQHPSQTLLDLFTIQETQGRLNNINIAMVGDLKYGRTVHSLTQALAKFDGNRFYFISPDALAMPDYILNMLQEKNIPYSLHTSIEEVVPQLDILYMTRVQKERLDPSEYINIKSQFILRAADLGSARDNLKVLHPLPRIDEITTDVDSTPYAYYFQQAGNGIYARQALLALVLNSELVL
- a CDS encoding 6-phospho-beta-glucosidase is translated as MSQLPAGFLWGGAVAAHQLEGGWHEGGKGISVVDVLTAGAHGKLRRITDGVIPGESYPNHEAIDFYHRYKDDIALFAEMGFKCFRTSIAWTRIFPNGDEAEPCEAGLKFYDNLIDELLKHGIEPVLTLSHFEMPLHLVQQYDGWMSRKTLDCFVHFAETVITRYQHKVKYWMTFNEINNQKNVSAEIFGWMCSGVKFPQKAQPEEAMYQAVHHQFVASALIVKKAHDINPDIKVGCMCAFLPYYPYSCHPEDVMLAAQAMHDRFYFTDVQVRGHYPAYARREWALKGYHIHMEPGDEGILQEGKADYIGFSYYMSNVVKHDVQNRIDASMDGSSEHSIPNPHLKASDWGWQIDPTGLRYALTTLYERYEVPLFIVENGLGAVDKPDASGVCQDDYRIDYLRSHIEAMKAAVWEDGVDLMGYTPWGCIDLVSFTTGEMAKRYGFIHVDKHDDGTGTLQRTPKKSFHWYQRVIASNGEEL
- the argF gene encoding ornithine carbamoyltransferase, translated to MNPFYKRHFLRLMDFTPAEISSLLTLAATLKNNKKNGTEARHLQGKNIALIFEKDSTRTRCSFEVAAYDQGAQVTYLGPSGSQIGHKESMKDTARVLGRMYDGIQYRGYGQVLVETLAEFSGVPVWNGLTNEFHPTQLLADLLTMQEHLPGKPLSGMKLAYVGDTRNNMGNSMLEAAAITGLDLRLIAPKACWPEAGLVAECRAAAAKTGGSITLTEDVAAGVNGVDFIYTDVWVSMGEPKEVWQQRIDLLRPYQVNAAMIAATGNPQVKFLHCLPAFHDDQTTLGKQMAEQYGLHNGMEVTNDVFESTHSIVFDQAENRMHTIKAVMVATLSQSVEM
- a CDS encoding NAD(P)/FAD-dependent oxidoreductase; the encoded protein is MSEPTAFLENSSSCVDLLYDYAPFLQLSEAEGRIGYFPPGVPTPRVAIVGAGISGLVAATELLRAGVKDITLFEARDRRVGGRAWSQVFDLRYPHLIAEMGAMRFPSSETCLFHYLNRFDITTTASFPDPGVVDTELHYRGVRYIWPAGDPPPSLFSRVHEGWLALLNEGYLHNGVPLVAPRDITAMLKSHCFDKARTAWQAWLDAFRDYSFYSALVTMFTSNTPPGGVSWCRPDDFELFGSLGIGSGGFLPVYQAGFTEILRLVINGYEDDQRLIIGGISTLAERLVSQKIGDTCLSERICFNEIKRIYKENGEIKLVSGKGQTYAFDRVIVTSSTRTMQIVHCLTGDETFLERDISRAVKETHLTGSSKLFMLTQNKFWLKHSLPVTIQSDGFIRGVYCLDYEPDNPDGPGVVLLSYTWEDDAHKLLSIPDKKQRCQYLVDDLAKIHPEFARHLIPADGDYERYVLHHDWLVDPYSAGAFKLNYPGEDVYSQRLFFQFRNVNTPEKDTGLYLAGCGCSFTGGWIEGAVQTALNSACAVIRSAGGTLLPGNPLDDMHSAYCY
- the ridA gene encoding 2-iminobutanoate/2-iminopropanoate deaminase, producing MSRIISTEQAPAAIGPYVQGVDLGSMIITSGQIPVDPKTGLVPDDVTAQARQSLENVRAIVEAAGLKVNNIVKTTVFVKDLNDFATVNAAYEAFFTEHNAPFPARSCVEVARLPKDVKIEIEAIAVRG